From the genome of Terriglobia bacterium, one region includes:
- a CDS encoding efflux RND transporter periplasmic adaptor subunit, giving the protein MFYHLADRLYISLLLLAVVLGATACNKGVEAKGEGAQAPGIPVKVQVAEPQRVGEFTEYMAALKSRNAAVLQPQVEGQVTRIFVQSGDRVERGAPLLEIDPLKQQATVNNQEASHRARLANLEWTRKELARRKELFAAGVISRQDLDQAQSAYDAALADVEAMAAGVREQRVQLHYYTVKAPDAGILGDIPVRVGDRVKVDTVLTTLDKSGELEAYISVPAEKAAVLHRGTVVEILDDSKPAARCAVSFVSPRVDADSQLVLIKAIVPNKGRQFRNAQMVHARVMWSEAEHPLIPVTAVARVSGQTFAFLAEGDGKQDVARQRAVRLGDIVGNNYVVLDGIKAGDRMIVSGVQILVDGMPVVPQS; this is encoded by the coding sequence ATGTTTTACCACTTGGCGGATCGGCTTTATATCTCACTTCTTCTTCTCGCCGTGGTACTTGGCGCAACTGCGTGCAACAAGGGCGTGGAAGCGAAAGGGGAAGGCGCGCAGGCTCCGGGGATTCCCGTGAAGGTGCAGGTAGCGGAGCCGCAGCGCGTGGGCGAGTTCACCGAGTACATGGCCGCGCTGAAATCGCGCAATGCGGCGGTGCTTCAGCCGCAAGTCGAAGGGCAGGTCACGCGCATTTTCGTGCAGTCGGGTGACCGCGTGGAGCGCGGCGCGCCCCTGCTGGAAATTGACCCGCTGAAACAGCAGGCGACAGTCAACAATCAGGAAGCGTCGCACCGGGCGCGGCTGGCCAACCTGGAATGGACGCGCAAGGAGTTGGCGCGCCGCAAGGAGTTGTTCGCCGCCGGCGTCATCAGCCGCCAGGACCTAGACCAGGCGCAGAGCGCATACGACGCCGCCCTGGCCGATGTCGAGGCCATGGCAGCCGGGGTCCGCGAGCAGCGTGTCCAGTTGCACTACTACACGGTGAAGGCGCCCGACGCCGGCATCCTTGGCGACATCCCGGTGCGCGTGGGCGACCGCGTCAAGGTTGACACCGTGCTCACCACGCTCGACAAAAGCGGCGAACTCGAAGCGTACATTTCCGTTCCCGCCGAAAAAGCCGCGGTCCTGCACCGCGGCACGGTAGTCGAAATCCTGGACGACAGCAAACCCGCGGCCCGGTGCGCCGTCAGCTTCGTTTCGCCCCGGGTGGATGCCGACTCGCAATTGGTGCTCATCAAGGCCATCGTGCCCAATAAGGGCCGCCAGTTCCGCAACGCGCAGATGGTCCACGCTCGCGTGATGTGGAGCGAGGCTGAACACCCGCTGATACCGGTCACAGCCGTGGCCCGGGTCAGCGGGCAGACGTTCGCGTTCCTCGCGGAAGGCGATGGCAAACAGGACGTAGCGCGGCAGCGCGCTGTCCGCCTCGGAGATATTGTCGGCAACAACTACGTTGTCCTGGATGGAATCAAGGCCGGCGACCGCATGATCGTGAGCGGCGTGCAGATCCTGGTCGACGGCATGCCCGTCGTGCCCCAATCCTAA